CTAATTAAGTGACTGTTACTCTAGTTTAGAATGGTGATGCTTATCCTACGAAAATGTTGCAGGGGGATAGTGCTTACCTTTGTGAGTGTGTTAACGTTAAAAGAGTTGATTATTGAAAATCACTATTGTGTATCAAGGATAGCGGCAATTATTGTTTAAAGTTTGCATTAAGAAATGTTCCTTTTATGATTACTCTACATTCATCTCAGCGCCACTGTTCAGGCTTTACCTTAATAGAGCTTATTATTGTGATTGTTATTCTTGGTGTGCTCGCGATAACGGCCGCACCGAAATTTCTTAATATACAAGCTGATGCGCATATTTCAGCCATTAAAGGGGCTGAAGGGGCGATCAATACCGCGGCCTCCCTTTTTAAGGCAAAAAGTTTAACCTCAGGGCAAGGTTTTGCGACAGTCGTTGAGTTTGAAGGTGTAAAAGGTAGTCATCATCAGCCTTATGCTGCATCTGGAACATCAGGCGGTTTTACAGCTGATTATTCATCACCTCCAGAAATATTTGAAGCGGCAGGACTGAACGCGCTGGATTGGTCATATCGTATTTTTGTCGAAAGCGGCAGTTATGCGGTGGTCGCGGCACCTAAAGGTGTGCTTAATCTCGCCCAGCCTACTGATGCACAAGTGAAAGCCACACAGTGTTATTTTCAATATCATTGGAAAAATAGTGGTCGCCCAGAAGTCACAGTTTTAACCACCGGATGTTAAGGTTTTTGATTAATCGCGCGGCTTAATTATCCGCACGACTTAATCATTATGGTTAGCGGGCGACTGTGAGCGTTTTTTGTGGGGCTAGAGGGGTCTTTAAACGTACTTTTTCGCCATCGCGCAGGTTTTCGGCTCCGCGTATTACCACTTGTTGGCCGACTTGTAGATCTCCGCTGACCTCGATGTAATCATAAAATCCGCTACCAGGAATGACCGTGACTTGCTTATTGTTGAGCTCATTGTCAATCACATTCACGTACACTTTATCTTGGCGCAAAATGAGCGCATCGCGATGTACAGTGAGTGCTTGATGGCTTTCACTGCTGGCAATAGACACTCTGACAGCACTGCCAATTGGCAAGGTATGATCTGCTAAATCAACGCGAACTTCCATGGTGCGACTGCGTTCATCCCCAACCGGGATTAAGGCACGAATGGTCGAATGGATTTGATTGCTTTTTTGCCAAATGACCACTTCATCACCAATGTGATTAAATTGATTATGCTCAAGAGGCGCATTGGCTTTGACTTCTAAATCTTGCAAGCTGACTAACCGCAGAGCCACAGTGCTTGATTGGCTAAACTCGCCTACTTGTTTAAAGCGCTCGACAACGGTGCCATTGAAGGGCGCGCGTAAACTGGTTTTAGCCAGTTGTAGTTCAATGCGCTGTAGGCTGATTTGTGCTTGGAGCAAGTCTTGTTCGGCCATGGCTAAATCGGCTTCTTTAGCATCAAGTGAATCTTGCGCTGCATTTTTACCTAGTTTTTCAAGGCGTTGTTGCTGGCGTTTCAATAGCGCGACCCGTGTTTTTAATTGACTGACAGTGGCATCGGCTTGTTGTTGTTCAAGCTGTAAAAACGCATCGTCTAGTTTTAAAATGACGTCGCCTTTGCTGACTTTGTCACCTACTTGCGCGACCCATTTAATGACTCCAGAGACCTCTGTCGTTAGGCGTGAATCAAAGCGGCTGACCACAGTGCCTGGGATCCAAGTTTGTTCT
This Pseudoalteromonas ulvae UL12 DNA region includes the following protein-coding sequences:
- a CDS encoding efflux RND transporter periplasmic adaptor subunit, with the translated sequence MKLLLNSILLGLCITSVSTIAADAPPPATLVVVSDVEQEQIAEQTWIPGTVVSRFDSRLTTEVSGVIKWVAQVGDKVSKGDVILKLDDAFLQLEQQQADATVSQLKTRVALLKRQQQRLEKLGKNAAQDSLDAKEADLAMAEQDLLQAQISLQRIELQLAKTSLRAPFNGTVVERFKQVGEFSQSSTVALRLVSLQDLEVKANAPLEHNQFNHIGDEVVIWQKSNQIHSTIRALIPVGDERSRTMEVRVDLADHTLPIGSAVRVSIASSESHQALTVHRDALILRQDKVYVNVIDNELNNKQVTVIPGSGFYDYIEVSGDLQVGQQVVIRGAENLRDGEKVRLKTPLAPQKTLTVAR
- a CDS encoding prepilin-type N-terminal cleavage/methylation domain-containing protein translates to MITLHSSQRHCSGFTLIELIIVIVILGVLAITAAPKFLNIQADAHISAIKGAEGAINTAASLFKAKSLTSGQGFATVVEFEGVKGSHHQPYAASGTSGGFTADYSSPPEIFEAAGLNALDWSYRIFVESGSYAVVAAPKGVLNLAQPTDAQVKATQCYFQYHWKNSGRPEVTVLTTGC